A window of Candidatus Zixiibacteriota bacterium contains these coding sequences:
- the groES gene encoding co-chaperone GroES, with the protein MKVKPLGDRVLIKPLEAKDVKKSGIIIPDTAKEKPQEGEVIEVGTGRVTEEGKQLAMEVKKGDKVLYGKYSGTEVTIDDVEYLIMRESDILAIIG; encoded by the coding sequence ATGAAGGTTAAGCCATTGGGTGACAGGGTCTTGATAAAGCCCTTGGAGGCAAAAGACGTCAAGAAGAGTGGAATTATCATCCCAGATACTGCCAAAGAAAAACCCCAGGAAGGGGAGGTAATTGAAGTGGGTACCGGTAGAGTGACTGAGGAGGGGAAACAGTTAGCAATGGAAGTAAAAAAAGGGGACAAGGTGTTGTACGGAAAATATTCCGGCACTGAAGTGACCATTGATGACGTGGAATACCTGATAATGAGAGAAAGCGATATCTTAGCGATAATCGGCTAA